A section of the Hevea brasiliensis isolate MT/VB/25A 57/8 chromosome 17, ASM3005281v1, whole genome shotgun sequence genome encodes:
- the LOC110663430 gene encoding CDP-diacylglycerol--serine O-phosphatidyltransferase 1, with protein sequence MEPNGHRRVRRREHIVHQNGDMMSPSVGDVDPWTAWAYKPRTISLLLIGACLLIWASGALNPESSVSGDVVTSVKRGVWAMIAVFLAYCLLQAPSTVLIRPHPAIWRLVHGMAVVYLVALTFLLFQKRDDARQFMKFLHPDLGVELPERSYGADCRIYMPENPTSRFKNLYDTLFDEFVLAHIFGWWGKAILIRNQPLLWVLSIGFELMEFTFRHMLPNFNECWWDSIILDILICNWFGIWAGMHTVRYFDGKTYEWVGISRQPNILGKVKRTLGQFTPAQWDKDEWHPLLGPWRFIQVLSLCIVFLTVELNTFFLKFCLWVPPRNPVIVYRLILWWLIAIPTIREYNSYLQDRKPVKKVGAFCWLSLAICIIELLICIKFGHGLYPKPMPVGLVIFWAFVGVSLLIFLIVWSWHMHRSLGRKRQ encoded by the exons ATGGAGCCTAATGGTCATAGAAGAGTGAGAAGAAGGGAGCATATTGTTCATCAAAATGGTGATATGATGTCGCCAAGTGTTGGTGATGTAGATCCATGGACTGCATGGGCGTACAAGCCTCGTACTATTTCACTATTACTTATTGGTGCATGCTTACTTAT TTGGGCAAGCGGAGCCCTCAATCCTGAAAGCAGTGTCTCTGGTGACGTGGTTACATCCGTCAAAAG GGGTGTATGGGCAATGATTGCAGTTTTCCTTGCTTATTGCTTGCTACAGGCCCCTTCAAC GGTTCTTATAAGGCCACATCCGGCAATTTGGCGCTTAGTTCATGGAATGGCTGTAGTCTATCTTGTTGCCCTCACATTTTTGCTTTTCCAG AAACGTGATGATGCTCGACAGTTCATGAAGTTTCTCCACCCTGACCTTGGAGTTG AACTTCCTGAAAGATCATATGGTGCAGATTGTCGCATTTACATGCCCGAGAATCCCACAAGCAGGTTTAAGAATCTTTAT GATACTCTTTTTGACGAATTTGTTCTAGCACATATATTTGGATGGTGGGGCAAGGCTATACTTATACGTAATCAGCCACTTCTTTGGGTATTATCTATTGGATTTGAGTTGATGGAG TTTACCTTCCGTCATATGCTGCCAAACTTCAATGAATGCTGGTGGGACAGTATCATTCTTGATATTTTGATTTGCAATTGGTTTG GTATCTGGGCAGGGATGCATACAGTTAGGTACTTTGATGGAaaaacatatgagtgggttggtATAAGTCGACAACCAAATATTTTGGGCAAG GTCAAACGAACACTGGGACAATTTACACCAGCACAGTGGGACAAAGATGAGTGGCACCCCTTACTTGGTCCATGGCGATTTATCCAAGTTCTTAGCCTTTGCATAGTGTTCCTGACAGTGGAGCTTAACACATTCTTTCTTAAGTTTTGTCTTTGGGTTCCTCCTCGGAACCCTGTGATAGTGTATAGGTTGATATTGTGGTGGCTAATTGCCATACCGACGATTCGTGAGTACAATTCCTATCTCCAAGACcg GAAACCAGTGAAAAAGGTTGGGGCTTTTTGTTGGCTTTCACTTGCTATATGCATCATTGAACTTCTCATTTGCATCAAGTTTGGACATG GTCTATACCCTAAACCAATGCCTGTGGGGTTGGTTATCTTCTGGGCATTTGTTGGAGTTTCCCTTCTAATATTCCTGATTGTTTGGTCATGGCACATGCATCGAAGTTTGGGGAGAAAGAGGCAATGA
- the LOC110663405 gene encoding palmitoyl-acyl carrier protein thioesterase, chloroplastic, with translation MAACRCRITFPIRCTSNSNNSHDPNKQNMHKIKIKGTCSRPHKVDSLSQTAGVAITSVASVAENLSHTKEQITRQNIPTKKQYIDAHRQGLIIEEGVGYRQKVVIRSYEVGPDKTATLESILYLLQETALNHVWLSGLLSNGFGATHGMVRNNLIWVVSKLQVQVDQYPIWGEVVEIDTWVGASGKNGMKRDWLIRSQATGHVFARATSTWVMMNEKTRRLSKMPEEVRAELSPWFIEKQAIKEEVPVKIPKLDEKARYAITNLKPKRSDLDMNQHVNNVKYVRWMLETIPDQFLESHQLSGIILEYRRECASSDIVQSLCDPDEDGINNSCLKQANDIPQLNGFSLASEIMERNGLLGSVDKVPLRYTHLLLTKGETQNEEIVRGKTTWKKKQKTMPFQPSKN, from the exons atggctGCTTGCCGTTGTAGAATCACCTTTCCAATTAGGTGCACTTCCAACAGTAACAATAGCCATGATCCTAATAAGCAGAATATgcacaaaattaaaatcaaggggaCCTGTTCTAGGCCCCATAAGGTTGATTCACTCAGCCAAACTGCAGGAGTGGCAATCACTTCAGTAGCTTCTGTTGCTGAGAATCTCTCCCACACAAAAGAGCAGATCACTCGCCAGAACATCCCCACCAAGAAACAGTATATTGATGCTCATCGTCAAGGCCTTATCATTGAAGAAGGCGTTGGCTACAGACAGAAAGTTGTTATCAGGTCCTACGAAGTAGGTCCTGATAAAACTGCTACACTTGAGAGCATCCTCTATCTTCTTCAG GAAACAGCATTGAATCACGTATGGCTATCGGGACTTCTCAGCAATGGATTTGGGGCTACACATGGAATGGTGAGGAATAATCTCATCTGGGTTGTCTCAAAATTGCAAGTTCAAGTGGATCAATATCCAATCTG GGGAGAGGTGGTGGAAATCGACACATGGGTAGGAGCTTCAGGAAAGAATGGAATGAAGCGAGACTGGCTCATCCGAAGCCAAGCGACAGGCCATGTCTTTGCACGAGCAACAAG CACTTGGGTGATGATGAACGAGAAGACGAGGCGCCTGTCGAAGATGCCAGAGGAGGTGAGGGCTGAGCTTTCTCCTTGGTTTATAGAGAAACAAGCAATCAAAGAAGAGGTCCCCGTGAAAATTCCAAAGTTGGACGAGAAAGCTAGATATGCCATCACTAACTTAAAG CCCAAGAGGAGTGATTTGGATATGAACCAACATGTCAACAATGTGAAGTATGTAAGATGGATGCTAGAG ACAATCCCTGACCAGTTCTTGGAGTCCCATCAACTCTCAGGGATCATACTAGAATATAGAAGGGAATGTGCGAGTTCAGACATTGTTCAATCTCTATGTGATCCTGATGAAGATGGGATCAATAACAGTTGTTTAAAACAAGCTAATGACATTCCTCAGCTGAATGGGTTCTCATTGGCTTCTGAAATAATGGAAAGAAATGGACTCCTGGGATCAGTGGACAAGGTACCACTAAGATATACACACCTCCTTCTAACCAAAGGAGAGACTCAAAATGAAGAGATTGTTAGAGGGAAGACAACATGGAAGAAAAAGCAGAAAACTATGCCATTTCAACCTAGcaagaattaa